In Halobaculum magnesiiphilum, the following proteins share a genomic window:
- a CDS encoding SPFH domain-containing protein, with protein MMYAIGGMVLVLALVTLLSTVEIVQAYEQRALTVLGSYRGLLDPGIHLIPPFVSRTYRFDRRVQTIDVPIQEAITRDNSPVTADAVVYIRVVDAERSFLNVEDYRRATALLAQTSLRAVIGDMELDETLSRRDEINRRIRTNLQGPTDEWGVDVEMVEVKEVLPTQGVLDAMEEQTSAERRRRAMILEAQGERRAAVETAEGERTANVLSAQGEKVASVLEAQGDAISTVLRARAAESMGERAIVDKGMETLAAIGQGESTTFVIPQELTSLLGRYGEQLSGSDVQDSAALDSLEFDDDERELLGLDSVAEMLEPEAQNGAEADPEWESTYEAE; from the coding sequence ATGATGTACGCGATCGGGGGGATGGTGCTCGTCCTCGCGCTGGTCACGCTGCTGTCGACCGTCGAGATCGTGCAGGCCTACGAGCAGCGCGCGCTCACCGTGCTCGGCTCCTACCGCGGACTCCTCGATCCCGGGATCCACCTGATCCCCCCGTTCGTCTCCCGGACCTACCGGTTCGACAGGCGGGTCCAGACGATCGACGTGCCGATCCAGGAGGCGATCACCCGCGACAACTCGCCGGTCACCGCCGACGCGGTCGTGTACATCCGCGTCGTCGACGCCGAGCGGTCGTTCCTCAACGTGGAGGACTACCGCCGGGCGACCGCGCTGCTCGCGCAGACCTCCCTTCGGGCGGTCATCGGCGACATGGAACTCGACGAGACGCTCTCGCGGCGCGACGAGATCAACCGCCGCATCCGGACGAACCTGCAGGGCCCCACCGACGAGTGGGGCGTCGACGTCGAGATGGTCGAGGTGAAGGAGGTGTTGCCCACGCAGGGCGTCCTCGACGCGATGGAGGAGCAGACCTCCGCCGAGCGCCGCCGCCGCGCCATGATCCTGGAGGCGCAGGGCGAGCGCCGCGCCGCCGTCGAGACCGCCGAGGGCGAGCGCACGGCGAACGTCCTCTCCGCGCAAGGGGAGAAGGTCGCGTCGGTGCTGGAGGCGCAGGGCGACGCCATCTCCACCGTCCTGCGCGCCCGCGCGGCGGAGTCGATGGGCGAGCGCGCCATCGTCGACAAGGGAATGGAGACGCTGGCGGCCATCGGCCAGGGCGAGTCCACCACCTTCGTGATCCCGCAGGAGCTGACGAGCCTGCTCGGTCGCTATGGCGAACAGCTCTCGGGGTCGGACGTGCAGGACTCCGCGGCGCTGGACTCCCTGGAGTTCGACGACGACGAGCGCGAGCTGCTCGGGCTGGACTCCGTCGCCGAGATGCTCGAACCGGAGGCGCAAAACGGCGCCGAGGCGGACCCGGAGTGGGAGTCGACCTACGAGGCGGAGTGA
- a CDS encoding helix-turn-helix transcriptional regulator has translation MRRPAAAIVLAFLIAFAGVAPALAAATASGGSTAAAAALDPSTSPPADLGSGFAQTGDIAADTVVLRAEIAEDGDAQWRIAYRIELSDENTTEAFESLQADIRENTSAYAARFEGRMATTVSAAENATGREMAATNFSVTAQRNPFPTSTDYGVVAYTFTWEGFAETQGQRVVAGDALAGLYLDSGTVLTVAWPEEYDARSVSPEADERSETAVTWRGERNFGPDQPSVVLISGSALPVRPVYLAAAAVVLVGIAGAVLLRRRGDLPIDAGDDHGGLAGDSGAASAPGSGANDADSAAAAGDPDADGDGSDPAESDAAASDGDATAPPEELLSPHERVLRLVTDNGGRMKQADVTEALGWSAARTSQVVGDLRDDGDIESFRLGRENVLRIPEADDEPHPGDTERGGDGSDE, from the coding sequence ATGCGACGCCCCGCGGCGGCCATCGTACTCGCGTTCCTCATCGCGTTCGCCGGGGTCGCCCCGGCGCTCGCGGCCGCTACGGCGTCCGGAGGTTCCACCGCCGCCGCTGCCGCGCTCGATCCGTCCACTTCGCCCCCGGCCGATCTCGGCTCCGGGTTCGCACAGACCGGCGACATCGCCGCCGACACCGTCGTCCTCCGGGCGGAGATCGCCGAGGACGGGGACGCTCAGTGGCGCATCGCCTACCGGATCGAGTTGAGCGACGAGAACACGACCGAGGCGTTCGAGAGCCTCCAGGCGGACATCCGCGAGAACACGTCCGCGTACGCCGCCCGCTTCGAGGGGCGGATGGCGACGACCGTCTCGGCCGCCGAGAACGCGACCGGGCGGGAGATGGCCGCCACGAACTTCTCGGTGACCGCCCAGCGCAACCCGTTCCCGACCAGCACCGACTACGGCGTCGTCGCCTACACGTTCACGTGGGAGGGCTTCGCGGAGACGCAGGGCCAGCGCGTCGTCGCCGGCGACGCGTTGGCCGGGCTGTACCTCGACTCGGGGACCGTCCTCACGGTCGCGTGGCCCGAGGAGTACGACGCCCGCTCGGTGTCGCCCGAGGCGGACGAACGCTCGGAGACGGCGGTGACCTGGCGCGGCGAGCGAAACTTCGGCCCGGACCAGCCCAGCGTGGTGCTCATCTCCGGCTCCGCGCTGCCGGTTCGTCCCGTCTACCTCGCGGCCGCCGCGGTCGTGTTGGTCGGCATCGCCGGCGCCGTCCTCCTCCGCCGTCGCGGCGACCTCCCGATCGACGCCGGCGACGACCACGGCGGGCTCGCGGGCGACTCGGGCGCAGCTTCCGCCCCCGGCTCGGGTGCGAACGACGCCGACTCCGCCGCGGCCGCCGGCGACCCGGACGCCGACGGCGACGGGTCCGACCCCGCCGAATCTGACGCCGCCGCGTCCGACGGGGACGCCACGGCCCCGCCTGAGGAACTCCTCAGCCCGCACGAGCGCGTGCTCCGGCTCGTGACGGACAACGGCGGGCGGATGAAGCAGGCGGACGTGACCGAGGCGCTGGGCTGGAGCGCCGCCCGGACCAGCCAGGTCGTCGGGGACCTGCGCGACGACGGCGACATCGAGAGCTTCCGGCTCGGCCGCGAGAACGTCCTCCGCATCCCGGAGGCCGACGACGAGCCCCACCCCGGCGACACCGAACGCGGCGGCGACGGGTCGGACGAGTGA
- a CDS encoding DUF7554 family protein, translated as MALDVEDLLKIVLLLVIVWLVVEIVTGVLDFTIWLIAGPLKGLIGVVIVVLIVLWLTDNL; from the coding sequence ATGGCACTGGACGTGGAGGATCTGTTGAAGATCGTGTTGCTGCTCGTGATCGTCTGGCTCGTCGTCGAGATCGTCACCGGTGTGCTCGACTTCACTATCTGGCTGATCGCCGGGCCGCTGAAGGGCCTCATCGGGGTCGTCATCGTCGTGCTCATCGTGCTGTGGCTGACGGACAACCTCTGA
- a CDS encoding 2'-5' RNA ligase family protein has protein sequence MYSVNVPVPWPVRRLAASLEPDLTEFASIRDRHTLVVKRLDGRGLNDLHRIRERLRPALRGVAPFEVRVTGVDAFEDPPLGEAPVVYLAVEAVGSGDSDGDGGSPATDPLRTLHERLVREFGAVEGLEEADYVPHVTLARGYEGPGDPGEAVARLRDRDLDDVRWTVDELGVWTREYKEIAARVPLRG, from the coding sequence GTGTACAGCGTCAACGTCCCCGTCCCCTGGCCCGTCCGACGCCTCGCGGCGTCGCTGGAACCCGATCTGACGGAGTTCGCGTCGATCCGCGACCGCCACACGCTCGTAGTCAAGCGCCTCGACGGCCGCGGCCTGAACGACCTCCACCGGATCCGCGAGCGGCTGCGGCCGGCGCTGCGTGGCGTCGCGCCCTTCGAGGTGCGCGTGACCGGCGTCGACGCGTTCGAGGACCCGCCGCTGGGGGAGGCGCCGGTCGTTTACCTCGCGGTCGAGGCCGTGGGATCGGGGGACAGCGACGGCGACGGAGGGTCGCCGGCGACGGATCCGCTCCGGACGCTCCACGAGCGGCTCGTCCGAGAGTTCGGTGCCGTCGAGGGGCTGGAGGAGGCCGACTACGTCCCCCACGTCACGCTCGCGCGGGGGTACGAGGGACCGGGCGATCCGGGGGAGGCGGTCGCGCGCCTTCGCGATCGCGACCTCGACGACGTGCGGTGGACGGTCGACGAGCTGGGGGTCTGGACGCGCGAGTACAAGGAGATCGCAGCCCGGGTCCCGCTTCGGGGGTGA
- a CDS encoding cytochrome P450 gives MSSRPPGPRGEPLLGNGRRYSRDPFSFMTDVADAYGDVIRLDLGPRETYMLTNPRDIERVLVSDWAAFGKPSLDDAVDDLLGDGLLMSEGDRWRRQRDLANPAFHARRIAGLDDAIVSHTTDALAGWEDGDRIDVQLELARLTVRIIVTAMFGTDVDEETVKTVQRNLEPLGRRFEPNAMRAVIPNWAPTRENREFHDAVATLEGVIDDLVARRRGTEETASDPAGDAVDSPMPMDLLSILLRAHERGEQTEQDLRDELMTMLLAGHDTTALALTYTFYLLSQHPEAKARFQREVDALDGTPTASDVRGLEFTDRVLSEAMRLYPPVYTLFRESKVDTRVAGYRIPEGSLLMLPQWVVHRSGRWYDDPLAFDPDRWAPESARDRPRFASFPFGAGPRHCIGKQFSLLEAKLILATVGRAFDFEYEGPELDLRGSLTMHPDHPMPLRLSER, from the coding sequence ATGAGTTCGAGACCCCCGGGCCCCCGCGGCGAGCCCCTGCTCGGGAACGGGCGGCGCTACTCCCGGGACCCCTTCTCGTTCATGACCGACGTGGCGGACGCCTACGGCGACGTGATCCGCCTCGATCTCGGGCCGCGGGAGACGTACATGCTCACGAACCCCCGCGACATCGAGCGCGTCCTCGTCTCGGACTGGGCGGCCTTCGGCAAGCCGAGCCTCGACGACGCCGTCGACGACCTCCTCGGCGACGGCCTGCTGATGAGCGAGGGCGACCGCTGGCGACGGCAGCGCGATCTCGCGAACCCCGCGTTCCACGCCCGCCGCATCGCCGGTCTCGACGACGCGATCGTCTCGCACACGACCGACGCGCTCGCCGGCTGGGAGGACGGCGACCGGATCGACGTGCAACTCGAACTCGCGCGCCTGACGGTCCGGATCATCGTCACGGCGATGTTCGGGACGGACGTCGACGAGGAGACCGTCAAGACCGTCCAGCGGAACCTCGAACCGCTCGGGCGGCGGTTCGAGCCGAACGCGATGCGCGCGGTGATACCCAACTGGGCGCCGACCCGGGAGAACCGGGAGTTCCACGACGCCGTCGCGACGCTGGAGGGCGTCATCGACGACCTCGTGGCGCGCCGCCGCGGCACCGAGGAGACGGCATCCGACCCCGCCGGCGACGCCGTCGACTCCCCGATGCCGATGGACCTGCTGTCGATCCTCCTGCGCGCCCACGAACGGGGCGAGCAGACCGAACAGGACCTCCGGGACGAACTGATGACGATGTTGCTCGCGGGCCACGACACGACCGCTCTCGCGCTCACCTACACGTTCTACCTGCTCTCCCAACACCCCGAGGCGAAGGCGCGGTTCCAGCGGGAGGTGGACGCCCTCGACGGGACGCCGACCGCGAGCGACGTTCGGGGCCTGGAGTTCACCGACCGCGTGCTCTCGGAGGCGATGCGGCTGTACCCCCCCGTCTACACGCTGTTTCGCGAGTCGAAGGTCGACACCCGCGTCGCCGGCTACCGGATCCCCGAGGGGTCGCTGCTCATGCTCCCGCAGTGGGTCGTCCACCGCTCGGGACGGTGGTACGACGACCCGCTCGCGTTCGACCCGGACCGCTGGGCGCCCGAGAGCGCCCGCGACCGTCCCCGGTTCGCCTCCTTCCCGTTCGGCGCCGGGCCGCGCCACTGCATCGGCAAGCAGTTCTCGCTGCTGGAGGCGAAGCTCATCCTCGCGACCGTCGGGCGCGCGTTCGACTTCGAATACGAGGGCCCCGAGTTGGACCTGCGGGGGTCGCTGACGATGCACCCCGACCACCCGATGCCGCTGCGGCTCTCGGAACGCTGA
- a CDS encoding formate/nitrite transporter family protein, whose amino-acid sequence MTDDESADRSEGPAGATLSYRNILEREMESALKEIERPSTGVFLSGLSAGLNLSFGALFMAMVLTFSGGFDSALTRQAALAGISAIAFLFVVVGQTELFTAHTTMAVLPLANGDATLSEVLRLWVVVYVSNLVGCAAFVGVIAGVGEPMGIAEAAAFGTLADALLGLPWWVTLLSGVVAGWLMGLATWLSAASRDTVGRVLLVLLVTATIGFGPFHHAILGTTEVLAALALTDGVTVADFAGFLVTTTVGNVLGGGVFVGLLNYGHVALAGDPQDVEFDADGGD is encoded by the coding sequence GTGACCGACGACGAGAGCGCCGACCGGAGCGAGGGGCCCGCCGGCGCGACGCTGTCGTATCGGAACATCCTGGAGCGGGAGATGGAAAGCGCCCTCAAGGAGATCGAGCGCCCGTCGACGGGAGTGTTCCTCTCGGGGCTCTCGGCCGGGCTCAACCTCAGCTTCGGCGCGCTGTTCATGGCGATGGTGCTCACGTTCTCCGGCGGCTTCGACTCCGCGCTCACCCGGCAGGCGGCGCTCGCGGGCATCTCCGCGATCGCGTTCCTCTTCGTCGTCGTCGGGCAGACGGAGCTGTTCACCGCCCACACGACGATGGCGGTCCTGCCGCTGGCGAACGGCGACGCCACGCTGTCGGAGGTGCTCCGGCTGTGGGTCGTGGTGTACGTCTCGAACCTGGTCGGCTGTGCGGCCTTCGTCGGGGTGATCGCCGGCGTCGGGGAGCCGATGGGGATCGCGGAGGCGGCGGCGTTCGGGACGCTCGCGGACGCGCTGTTGGGACTCCCGTGGTGGGTGACGCTCCTGTCGGGCGTCGTCGCGGGCTGGCTGATGGGGCTGGCGACGTGGCTGTCGGCCGCCAGCCGCGACACCGTCGGCCGCGTGCTGCTCGTGTTGCTCGTCACCGCGACCATCGGGTTCGGGCCGTTCCACCACGCGATCCTCGGGACGACCGAGGTGCTGGCGGCGCTGGCGTTGACCGACGGCGTCACGGTCGCCGACTTCGCCGGCTTCCTCGTGACGACCACCGTCGGGAACGTCCTCGGCGGCGGCGTCTTCGTCGGACTGCTCAACTACGGCCACGTCGCGCTCGCGGGCGACCCGCAGGACGTCGAGTTCGACGCCGACGGCGGGGACTGA
- a CDS encoding ABC transporter ATP-binding protein has translation MSDAEDDHGDFSSIRESVDGNPMTGLLRYCVPYWPRLSVGLAAAITTRLARLLPSLLVAAAIDRVILGSGQPGLLAQAGLLPTGTIAGEAARMAFLQRLVVIAALAYLIRSVTRFASRYLFQSTAQKVQRDLRNDTYDHMQRLSLGFFADHQTGAMMSVLNQDVNRLEQFLNTEIRQGIRVVATVGGIAAIMYTYSPKLALVALAPVPIIGLASGRFLTWIEPKYRGIRETVSRLNSRLENNIGGARVIKAFNRHDFELDRVAAQSERYHDEKVEAIRARRAFFSGLRLLTGVVFVAILWIAGSDIIRYGLGNTDPATLTAGSVALFFLLLRRLYSPMRRVGKTANKYQLAKSSAERVFGVLGYDPAVTSPDDPYVPKSVDGRVTFAGVRFGYTDDEAVISGIDLDVAPGETVGLAGTTGAGKSTLLKLIPRFYDVDSGAVEVDGVDVREYDLHALREHIGIVEQNPYMFSGTAAENIGYGDLSALDDGAPEAVAGDGADADERTGRSGTDDGPGERIVEAAKAAEAHEFITDLPDGYDTQIGERGVKLSGGQRQRIAIARALLNDPEIIVLDEATSDVDTETEELIQRSLRRLIADRTAFVIAHRLSTIRDADRVVVMEDGRVIEQGSHDELVAADGDYADLWARQAGDGEEAESLAAADD, from the coding sequence ATCCTGGGCAGCGGCCAGCCCGGCCTGCTCGCGCAGGCGGGGTTGCTGCCGACGGGGACGATCGCGGGGGAAGCGGCCCGGATGGCGTTCCTCCAGCGGCTCGTCGTCATCGCGGCGCTGGCGTACCTGATCCGGTCGGTGACGCGCTTCGCCTCGCGGTACCTGTTCCAGTCGACCGCCCAGAAGGTGCAACGCGACCTCCGCAACGACACCTACGACCACATGCAGCGTCTCTCGCTGGGGTTCTTCGCGGACCATCAGACCGGCGCGATGATGTCCGTGCTGAACCAGGACGTGAACCGCCTGGAGCAGTTCCTCAACACCGAGATCCGACAGGGGATCCGGGTCGTCGCCACCGTCGGCGGCATCGCGGCGATCATGTACACCTACTCGCCGAAGCTCGCGCTCGTGGCGCTCGCGCCGGTGCCGATCATCGGGCTGGCGTCGGGACGGTTCCTCACGTGGATCGAGCCGAAGTACCGCGGCATCCGCGAGACGGTCTCGCGGCTCAACTCACGGCTGGAGAACAATATCGGCGGCGCCCGCGTCATCAAGGCGTTCAACCGCCACGACTTCGAGCTCGACCGCGTCGCCGCCCAGAGCGAGCGCTACCACGACGAGAAGGTCGAGGCGATCCGCGCGCGGCGGGCGTTCTTCTCGGGGCTGCGGCTGCTCACCGGCGTCGTCTTCGTCGCCATCCTCTGGATCGCCGGCAGCGACATCATCCGCTACGGCCTCGGCAACACCGACCCCGCGACGCTCACCGCCGGCTCGGTCGCGCTGTTCTTCCTCCTCCTGCGCCGGCTCTACTCGCCGATGCGCCGCGTCGGCAAGACCGCCAACAAGTACCAGCTCGCCAAATCCAGCGCCGAGCGCGTGTTCGGCGTGCTCGGCTACGACCCCGCGGTCACCTCGCCCGACGACCCGTACGTCCCGAAATCTGTCGACGGCCGGGTGACGTTCGCCGGCGTGCGCTTCGGCTACACCGACGACGAGGCGGTCATCTCCGGGATCGATCTCGACGTGGCGCCCGGCGAGACGGTCGGGCTCGCGGGCACCACGGGCGCCGGGAAGTCGACGCTCCTCAAGCTCATCCCTCGCTTCTACGACGTGGACTCCGGCGCCGTCGAGGTCGACGGCGTCGACGTGCGCGAGTACGACCTGCACGCGTTGCGCGAACACATCGGCATCGTCGAGCAGAACCCCTACATGTTCTCGGGCACCGCCGCCGAGAACATCGGGTACGGCGACCTCTCGGCGCTCGACGACGGCGCGCCGGAAGCCGTTGCCGGCGACGGCGCCGACGCCGACGAGCGCACCGGTCGGAGCGGCACGGACGACGGCCCCGGCGAGCGCATCGTCGAGGCCGCGAAGGCCGCGGAGGCCCACGAGTTCATCACGGACCTCCCGGACGGCTACGACACGCAGATCGGGGAGCGCGGCGTCAAGCTCTCGGGCGGCCAGCGCCAGCGGATCGCCATCGCGCGCGCCCTCCTGAACGACCCGGAGATCATCGTCCTCGACGAGGCGACCTCCGACGTGGACACCGAGACCGAGGAGCTGATCCAGCGCAGCCTCCGCCGGCTCATCGCCGACCGGACGGCGTTCGTCATCGCCCACCGGCTGTCGACCATCCGCGACGCCGACCGCGTCGTCGTCATGGAGGACGGCCGGGTCATCGAGCAGGGGTCACACGACGAGTTGGTCGCCGCCGACGGCGACTACGCGGACCTGTGGGCCCGGCAGGCGGGCGACGGCGAGGAGGCGGAGTCGCTGGCGGCGGCCGACGATTAA